The following proteins come from a genomic window of Alphaproteobacteria bacterium:
- a CDS encoding type VI secretion system ImpA family N-terminal domain-containing protein, which yields MNNDILNPISKEKPCGDNIRHTEEFDALKQLRKEEDHSVSYDIWARPLKSANWDALKEKTGKILQTKSKDLQILVWYTECFSNNFENLLSALTLVNKFVKKFFGAFHPLDESTRISLFEWIERVYVDRILRVSLRGDQALTLDIWRHTLFPKEQNIDKLRKKLNFVSDKEIETMKELVEDCFEEIQDIKMFLNTRIKEAPTFQEFIGCLNELVGIFEYRLEHKEKVTLETSPVDSISLGERDDGVSMPGIEEEYESAEEDLDQEKTLLRKIDDLEELLARKQYMLASEQVRLAGQIIKQQGKGRS from the coding sequence ATGAATAACGATATTTTAAACCCTATTTCAAAAGAAAAGCCTTGTGGGGACAATATAAGGCATACTGAAGAATTTGACGCCTTAAAACAACTGAGAAAAGAAGAAGACCATTCTGTTTCATATGATATATGGGCGCGACCATTAAAGTCTGCCAATTGGGATGCTTTAAAAGAAAAAACAGGCAAAATACTGCAAACAAAAAGCAAGGATTTGCAGATTCTTGTTTGGTATACAGAGTGTTTTTCTAATAACTTTGAGAATTTGTTATCGGCATTGACGCTTGTGAATAAGTTTGTGAAAAAGTTTTTTGGCGCATTTCATCCGCTAGATGAGAGCACACGAATTTCTTTATTTGAATGGATTGAGCGTGTATATGTGGATCGTATTTTGCGTGTTAGCTTAAGAGGCGATCAAGCTTTAACGTTAGATATATGGCGACATACATTATTTCCTAAAGAGCAAAATATTGATAAGTTACGTAAGAAATTAAATTTTGTTTCAGATAAAGAAATAGAGACAATGAAAGAGTTGGTTGAAGACTGTTTCGAAGAGATTCAAGATATTAAAATGTTTTTGAATACGCGCATTAAAGAAGCGCCAACATTTCAAGAATTTATTGGATGTCTGAATGAGCTCGTAGGTATTTTTGAGTATCGTCTTGAGCATAAAGAAAAAGTTACGCTAGAAACATCCCCGGTTGATTCAATTTCTTTGGGTGAAAGAGATGATGGAGTCAGTATGCCAGGGATTGAAGAAGAATATGAAAGTGCTGAAGAAGACTTGGATCAAGAGAAAACCCTGTTGCGCAAAATTGATGATTTAGAGGAACTGTTAGCAAGAAAACAATATATGCTTGCAAGTGAGCAGGTGAGGCTTGCTGGGCAGATTATTAAGCAACAAGGGAAGGGTAGGTCATAA
- a CDS encoding DotU family type IV/VI secretion system protein, with protein MLIENFKRYYLVLQKVYNNLSESMETVQVELLKVLRDQKEAASENDEILEGIYLEAALTDELFIPKFTDWKKNMLEHQLFNSQNSGDKFVENLKKLIDNPLDYTREHIRLYFLVLSLGFKGKLTKSAAMKYKAHLHQMLFTDDTKQSKYLIDENFAFTQTRPPKGFVPSVRSWIKVVGVAFFVYVCITSVYWFYVQRDMKDIVDVLAKKTKVELQ; from the coding sequence ATGTTGATTGAAAATTTTAAGCGTTATTACTTGGTGTTACAAAAGGTTTACAACAACCTTTCTGAGTCTATGGAGACAGTGCAAGTAGAGTTGCTAAAAGTTCTAAGAGATCAAAAAGAAGCTGCATCTGAAAATGATGAGATTCTAGAAGGCATTTACCTGGAAGCCGCTTTAACAGACGAGCTGTTTATTCCAAAGTTTACAGATTGGAAAAAAAACATGTTGGAGCACCAGTTATTCAATAGTCAAAACTCTGGGGATAAGTTTGTTGAAAATCTCAAAAAACTTATTGACAATCCATTGGATTATACAAGAGAACATATCCGCTTATATTTTCTCGTTTTGTCTCTTGGATTTAAGGGTAAACTAACCAAATCAGCGGCAATGAAATATAAAGCACATTTACATCAAATGCTGTTTACTGATGATACAAAACAAAGCAAATATCTGATTGATGAAAACTTTGCGTTTACACAAACAAGACCACCTAAGGGGTTTGTGCCAAGTGTTCGTTCATGGATTAAGGTGGTTGGCGTAGCATTTTTTGTATATGTTTGCATTACCAGTGTTTACTGGTTTTATGTGCAAAGAGATATGAAAGATATTGTGGATGTTTTAGCAAAGAAGACAAAGGTGGAGTTACAGTAA
- a CDS encoding type VI secretion system baseplate subunit TssK, with protein sequence MGHKFNISPAIGWHEGMMLAPHHFEQQDLRHKQTLATKFKLLTPYAYGVSNIEIDDVALSKDIFTIKEVDAIFPDGEMVSIKNSIEISLKEFSTHAKSHQTVWMGIVPFNKDVSPLNKETPRYQVQDTEPVASFEDQSNLLPISRLIPVVTLYVAAHPNPRFVSIPVAKLECKRDVFTRLPFTLPCFAIEDSESFLMNIRKLIVLCRTKEKFLMKKYEKVIGTKKEPYVSLVLTKIKEILPLMEMLLGHSHMHPFQGYQVLCDIVGRLSPLQMLKPAFNVPPYKHDDIDYAFGHLFSKIQEEFEAIEETYKYIQLDENENVFSVHIDETKNKLLLSVTFKEEVDTKTDWVNNTIIVSDSMLDTAISERITGAKRRILKVSEYPDDLFDVGDLLVEIEIDEKYVFNNKKLILFNPIDKELPESIFWCVKHVD encoded by the coding sequence ATGGGTCACAAATTTAACATCTCTCCTGCGATAGGGTGGCACGAGGGTATGATGCTAGCGCCGCATCATTTCGAGCAGCAGGATTTACGACATAAGCAAACATTAGCAACCAAGTTCAAACTTCTCACCCCTTATGCATACGGTGTGTCTAATATCGAGATTGATGATGTTGCGCTATCAAAAGATATTTTCACCATAAAAGAAGTTGATGCAATTTTTCCCGATGGTGAAATGGTGAGTATCAAAAACTCTATTGAAATCTCACTCAAAGAGTTTTCTACACATGCAAAATCTCACCAAACAGTTTGGATGGGGATTGTGCCATTTAATAAAGATGTGTCTCCGCTCAATAAAGAAACACCTCGATATCAAGTGCAAGATACAGAGCCTGTGGCATCATTTGAAGATCAATCAAATCTTTTGCCTATATCAAGACTTATTCCTGTTGTGACATTATATGTGGCAGCGCATCCGAATCCACGGTTTGTTTCTATCCCTGTAGCAAAGCTTGAATGTAAACGTGATGTGTTTACCCGCTTACCATTCACACTCCCATGTTTTGCTATTGAAGATAGCGAATCATTTTTAATGAACATTAGAAAATTAATTGTGTTATGCCGTACAAAAGAAAAATTTTTGATGAAAAAATATGAAAAGGTGATTGGAACAAAAAAAGAACCTTATGTATCGTTAGTTCTCACAAAAATAAAAGAGATTTTACCGCTGATGGAGATGTTATTAGGGCATTCGCATATGCATCCTTTCCAAGGATATCAAGTGTTATGTGATATTGTTGGTAGGTTATCGCCTTTGCAAATGTTAAAGCCTGCCTTTAATGTTCCACCATATAAGCATGATGATATAGACTATGCATTTGGTCATTTGTTTTCAAAAATCCAGGAAGAATTTGAGGCAATTGAAGAAACGTACAAATATATTCAGTTGGATGAAAATGAAAATGTGTTCAGTGTGCATATTGATGAAACTAAAAATAAATTATTGCTTTCTGTCACGTTTAAAGAAGAGGTAGACACAAAAACAGATTGGGTGAATAATACAATCATTGTCTCAGACTCTATGTTGGATACAGCAATTAGCGAACGTATTACAGGTGCAAAGCGTCGTATTTTGAAAGTTTCAGAATATCCAGATGATTTGTTTGATGTTGGGGATTTACTTGTGGAAATTGAGATTGATGAGAAGTATGTATTTAACAATAAAAAGCTGATTTTATTCAACCCAATTGATAAAGAGCTTCCTGAGTCTATATTTTGGTGTGTGAAGCATGTTGATTGA
- a CDS encoding CTP synthase has protein sequence MFFLFAEMDFESESLIRDRSFNYRAIIETLCVFDAGELRSTPSMQSSSQAQRLMTRLMLVTGGGISGLGKGVVTGSVMNLLIARGYKVKGMKVDPYYNRDTSDMKPDDHGESYLTPKGRVTDLDGKTYQDFSGIVADFLTNGIVDHIFQARQRLGHYAGRTIQDSHKVDIIKELILRVMLDKGPEEEASDFLVCELGGALTDSEAALFLKAFSELRKDLGFARMMSVHVGWVPSILGEQKTKPTQISVESLAELGLNPNLLFCRSEMLLTAEVVSKIALKTSLRPELIIDSSNVSNLYTLPILYEERGVGKRIFEYFEYLCAAGLVGRAAPETKLKEFAPVFLRQMGVVPLKDPDQDGIVANLENWKAIDRSNSVRNKGAPIKIAVVGKYFKRENGTGKLVFEDAYRSVFSAVRNSANASGYEVEVVPLMGEDLEDLDDACIRQRFVQFNGIIVPGGFGARGTKGMIKAIKYARESGTPYFGICFGSQLALIEYAENVLKKKAHAYELVKDEIEENVRKRFKAEVEQALTEERSAEVLEALIQQKLDEKKEVIKIEAEEEFRAELDRIKRENELMLIKPLRECVVHRETLRSETSKQEHDMFLGEMVIQLTKGTKVHRIYQEHNRKASENGQAVEVFTGEIKRRHRHRFGIDPELHKSRILGDGLVFSGFGAGLPEIIEIPSHPHFFAIQAHPEFSDGPLEREALFEALFDAAISNFKDRQCHLEAQKACVALEEQQRKDIDTSSYTEFISALVKCSLPSAVPLIDAPLTSQVSDGVSDRSSSARLNGSANGGKVLLVESLTGDQAGNGGKVMQVM, from the coding sequence TTGTTTTTTTTATTCGCTGAAATGGATTTTGAATCCGAATCTTTGATTAGAGATAGGTCGTTTAACTATAGAGCTATCATTGAAACCCTTTGTGTTTTTGATGCAGGAGAGTTAAGATCTACGCCTTCTATGCAATCTTCTTCACAAGCTCAACGCCTTATGACCCGTTTAATGCTTGTTACTGGAGGAGGGATATCTGGACTAGGAAAAGGAGTGGTTACAGGCAGCGTGATGAATCTTTTAATAGCTAGAGGGTACAAAGTTAAAGGTATGAAAGTAGACCCTTATTACAATAGGGATACGAGTGACATGAAGCCAGACGATCACGGAGAATCTTATCTAACTCCAAAGGGTAGGGTTACAGATCTAGATGGAAAGACTTACCAAGATTTTTCAGGCATAGTTGCCGATTTTTTAACGAACGGAATTGTCGATCATATATTTCAAGCAAGGCAGCGCTTAGGTCACTATGCAGGTCGCACGATACAAGATTCTCATAAGGTTGATATTATCAAAGAGTTAATTTTGCGCGTGATGCTTGATAAAGGTCCAGAAGAAGAGGCAAGTGATTTTTTGGTTTGCGAGCTTGGAGGTGCTTTAACAGATAGTGAAGCGGCACTTTTTCTTAAAGCTTTTTCTGAATTGAGGAAAGATTTAGGATTTGCAAGAATGATGTCTGTTCATGTAGGTTGGGTGCCAAGTATTTTAGGTGAGCAAAAAACAAAACCTACACAAATCTCTGTTGAAAGTCTTGCTGAGTTAGGTTTAAATCCAAACTTGTTATTTTGCAGGTCTGAAATGCTCTTAACTGCTGAAGTGGTGTCTAAAATAGCTTTAAAAACTTCTTTAAGGCCTGAATTGATAATAGATTCATCTAATGTTTCAAATCTTTACACGCTACCTATCTTATATGAAGAAAGGGGAGTGGGAAAAAGAATTTTCGAATATTTTGAGTATTTATGCGCAGCTGGTTTAGTGGGACGTGCAGCTCCTGAGACAAAATTGAAAGAATTTGCTCCTGTTTTTTTGAGGCAAATGGGGGTTGTTCCATTGAAAGATCCTGATCAAGACGGGATTGTGGCAAATTTGGAAAACTGGAAAGCGATTGATAGAAGTAATTCGGTTAGAAATAAAGGCGCTCCAATTAAGATTGCTGTTGTTGGGAAGTATTTTAAACGCGAAAACGGAACTGGTAAACTAGTTTTTGAGGATGCCTACAGATCTGTATTTAGCGCCGTAAGAAATTCCGCCAATGCCTCGGGTTATGAGGTTGAGGTTGTTCCATTGATGGGTGAGGATTTAGAAGATTTGGATGATGCGTGCATTCGTCAAAGGTTTGTGCAATTTAATGGAATTATTGTTCCAGGAGGGTTTGGAGCTCGAGGAACAAAAGGTATGATAAAAGCTATTAAGTATGCTCGTGAGAGTGGAACTCCTTATTTTGGAATATGTTTTGGATCTCAGCTAGCGCTTATTGAATATGCGGAAAATGTCTTAAAGAAAAAAGCCCATGCTTATGAGCTTGTAAAAGATGAAATTGAAGAAAATGTTAGAAAGCGTTTTAAAGCTGAGGTTGAGCAAGCTTTAACAGAAGAGAGGTCAGCTGAAGTTTTGGAAGCGCTTATTCAGCAAAAGCTGGATGAGAAAAAAGAAGTAATTAAAATTGAAGCTGAAGAGGAATTTAGGGCAGAATTAGATAGAATAAAACGAGAGAATGAGCTAATGCTCATCAAACCTCTTAGAGAGTGTGTAGTACACAGGGAGACTTTGAGAAGCGAAACATCAAAACAAGAGCATGATATGTTCTTGGGTGAGATGGTTATTCAGCTAACTAAAGGTACGAAAGTGCATAGAATTTATCAAGAGCACAATAGGAAAGCGAGTGAAAATGGTCAAGCTGTTGAGGTGTTTACTGGAGAAATCAAAAGACGTCATAGACATCGCTTTGGAATAGATCCTGAACTTCATAAAAGCCGTATATTAGGTGATGGGTTAGTATTTTCAGGTTTTGGAGCCGGGCTACCTGAAATTATAGAAATACCCTCTCATCCACATTTTTTTGCTATCCAGGCGCATCCTGAGTTTAGCGATGGCCCTTTAGAAAGAGAAGCTCTCTTCGAGGCTCTTTTTGATGCAGCTATAAGCAATTTTAAGGATAGGCAATGCCATTTGGAAGCTCAAAAAGCTTGCGTAGCTTTAGAGGAGCAACAGAGAAAAGACATAGACACATCTTCATATACAGAGTTTATTTCAGCTCTTGTTAAGTGTTCTTTACCTAGTGCTGTTCCTTTAATAGATGCGCCTCTTACTTCTCAAGTTTCAGATGGCGTATCTGACCGCTCATCTTCTGCTCGTTTAAACGGATCTGCTAATGGTGGGAAGGTCTTGCTAGTTGAAAGCCTTACCGGAGATCAAGCTGGTAATGGTGGAAAAGTCATGCAAGTTATGTGA
- the dnaN gene encoding DNA polymerase III subunit beta: protein MSEPAVKEQVAPEISNVTLDFSVSQKTLEKALSFVGGVMTKKNLVPILSHIKIIVGEKITMTATNMDLVIKETFDAEIKEKGVVCAPASLLHDIVKKVDRDDRVHCCLRKGILYIKTKKSEFRIPTMEATQFPDISEMPFDKVITMKAPELLDLLKNVSFNMSTNEARYILNGVYFHQNEEKSVTCVATDFHRLAYAKSKQTFSETFTPCVIGKTTVQELEKVLEDSDQEVEIHISEARIQFEIISNGIKVVLGSRLLEGNYPDYQKVIMKNHPNMAIVSADPFKTALERIALVLSETECHVSLNFEADQLTLKAKSQHLGAAEESLSVEYKGEPLKIVININYIMDITRYVKDAEFKFFMKGNYDSLIVESKHAQYFIMPLIH from the coding sequence ATGTCTGAACCCGCAGTTAAAGAGCAAGTAGCTCCAGAAATATCTAATGTAACTTTAGATTTTAGCGTTTCTCAAAAAACATTAGAAAAGGCACTTTCTTTCGTTGGCGGTGTAATGACAAAAAAGAACCTTGTGCCGATTTTATCACATATCAAGATTATTGTGGGCGAGAAAATCACAATGACCGCAACAAATATGGATTTGGTGATTAAAGAGACGTTTGATGCTGAAATTAAAGAAAAAGGTGTGGTGTGCGCGCCTGCCTCGCTATTGCATGACATTGTGAAAAAGGTTGATCGAGATGATAGGGTGCATTGCTGTCTAAGAAAAGGGATTTTATATATTAAAACCAAGAAGTCAGAGTTCCGTATTCCAACTATGGAAGCGACGCAATTTCCTGATATATCAGAGATGCCTTTTGATAAAGTTATTACCATGAAGGCGCCAGAACTTTTAGATCTGTTAAAGAATGTGTCGTTTAATATGAGTACAAATGAAGCGCGTTACATATTGAATGGTGTGTATTTTCATCAAAATGAAGAAAAAAGCGTGACATGTGTTGCTACAGACTTTCATCGTTTAGCATATGCAAAATCAAAGCAAACATTCAGTGAGACTTTTACACCTTGTGTAATTGGAAAAACAACTGTACAGGAGCTTGAAAAGGTTCTTGAAGACAGTGATCAGGAAGTGGAAATTCATATTTCTGAGGCACGCATTCAGTTTGAGATTATAAGTAATGGCATCAAGGTAGTTTTGGGCTCTCGTTTACTAGAGGGGAATTATCCGGATTATCAAAAAGTTATTATGAAAAATCATCCAAACATGGCGATCGTTTCAGCAGACCCATTCAAAACAGCATTAGAACGCATTGCTTTGGTGTTGTCTGAAACAGAGTGTCATGTGTCGTTAAATTTTGAAGCCGATCAATTAACACTGAAGGCAAAAAGCCAACATCTAGGGGCAGCTGAAGAAAGTTTATCAGTAGAGTACAAAGGTGAGCCTTTAAAAATTGTCATCAACATTAATTACATTATGGATATAACGCGTTATGTAAAAGATGCTGAGTTTAAGTTTTTCATGAAAGGGAATTATGATTCTTTGATTGTTGAGAGTAAGCATGCTCAGTATTTCATTATGCCACTGATTCATTAG
- a CDS encoding biopolymer transporter ExbD, with protein MSQKKVFINIAPLVDVMLVLLIIFMITSPMMHTNIDLELPKTSNESTASPDIVTVSVARNGALYINDKIVDIKTLGSTLKQRVKPQDPLLFKADKNTPYDKVYEIINALVKAGYSKISLSAQTK; from the coding sequence ATGTCTCAAAAGAAAGTTTTTATCAATATCGCCCCTCTTGTGGATGTTATGCTCGTGCTTCTTATTATTTTCATGATCACATCACCCATGATGCATACAAATATTGATTTAGAGCTCCCAAAAACAAGCAACGAATCAACTGCAAGTCCCGACATTGTAACAGTTTCTGTCGCAAGAAATGGCGCGCTCTATATTAACGATAAAATTGTCGATATCAAAACGTTAGGGTCTACATTAAAACAACGCGTTAAACCGCAAGATCCGTTATTATTCAAAGCAGATAAAAATACACCTTATGATAAAGTTTATGAAATTATAAACGCTCTAGTTAAAGCAGGATATTCCAAAATATCACTGAGTGCACAAACTAAATGA
- a CDS encoding ABC transporter permease subunit translates to MLSKLLYGTRTSLAFGLLLTILGSILGIIFGTLQGYFGGKTDILIGRLIEIWASMPSLFLILMIPAPTVTILISIMLFFNWLSLANTIRIEFLRARTLDYVIASQALGLHPIKIIIKHILPNAYIGVKSHFPFIFNLSLVQLASFNFLSNYKTLFQHPSLGDLLLQDKYFQTPWLTGSIIIVMTLTLSLLIFISEELNYYASSS, encoded by the coding sequence ATGTTATCAAAGCTTTTATATGGCACGCGTACATCCCTTGCTTTTGGACTTCTGCTTACCATTCTTGGAAGTATTCTGGGGATTATTTTTGGCACATTACAGGGATATTTCGGAGGAAAAACAGATATATTGATTGGTCGCCTTATCGAAATATGGGCAAGTATGCCAAGTTTATTTTTGATTCTAATGATTCCTGCACCTACAGTTACAATATTGATTTCCATTATGCTGTTTTTTAATTGGCTCTCTCTTGCAAACACCATAAGAATCGAGTTTTTAAGAGCTCGTACATTGGATTATGTCATTGCGTCTCAAGCATTGGGGCTGCACCCCATTAAGATTATTATTAAACACATTCTGCCTAATGCATATATTGGCGTTAAATCACACTTCCCTTTTATTTTTAATTTGAGTCTTGTACAACTGGCATCATTTAATTTTCTAAGCAATTACAAAACACTATTCCAACACCCATCTTTGGGCGATCTTTTGCTGCAAGATAAATACTTTCAAACACCCTGGCTCACTGGAAGTATCATTATAGTTATGACACTCACATTGAGTTTGTTAATTTTTATAAGCGAGGAGTTAAATTACTATGCTTCAAGTTCGTAA
- a CDS encoding ABC transporter ATP-binding protein, with protein sequence MLQVRNLSLSVNKKKLLHNVNFDIQPQEFFTLIGESGSGKSITCLSILNLLNANYTKNSQIIFQGKNLLTLNQKNLQNLRGKDIAYIPQEPLLNPTVTVYKQLQEVFFLHDLKDETDALLKNLDIDYITKRTYPHQLSGGQKQKIMVAMAVALNPKLIIADEPTTAQDQENQLMILKQLKALKKQTAVLLVTHDFSLVKNIANRVGIMKDGSLIELFKPSQKPKLSYSQELISSDPQGRPVQSLRQYENTILSVKNLTYKNLYKNLSFQVTQGKTLGIMGPIGSGKTTLAYILSKIIPITYGEIIFNNQNITHLKEKTFRKLRPQIQLILQTFGLNPKYSVLNLLKEPHPELDEVLYKRLGLSDELMSLRADKLSGGQKQRVALYRALRLKPELLILDEPTASLDKTIQKEILLLLKELQRDLGLTYIFISHDKKVLNSIAHNTLKLHYCL encoded by the coding sequence ATGCTTCAAGTTCGTAACTTATCTCTTAGTGTTAACAAAAAAAAGCTGCTTCATAATGTAAATTTTGATATCCAGCCGCAAGAATTTTTTACGCTTATTGGTGAAAGTGGCTCAGGCAAATCTATCACATGTTTATCTATTCTGAATTTATTGAACGCAAACTATACAAAAAATAGTCAGATTATATTTCAAGGTAAGAATCTCCTCACACTCAACCAAAAAAATTTACAAAACTTAAGAGGTAAAGATATTGCATATATCCCCCAAGAGCCTTTGCTTAATCCAACCGTTACAGTATATAAGCAACTTCAGGAGGTTTTTTTCTTGCATGACCTAAAGGACGAAACAGATGCCTTACTGAAAAATCTCGATATAGACTACATCACAAAACGAACTTACCCACATCAATTATCGGGAGGACAAAAGCAGAAGATCATGGTTGCAATGGCTGTTGCATTAAACCCGAAACTAATCATTGCAGATGAGCCAACAACAGCACAAGATCAAGAAAATCAACTGATGATTTTGAAACAGCTCAAAGCGCTCAAAAAACAAACAGCTGTTTTGCTTGTAACGCACGACTTTTCTCTTGTGAAAAACATTGCGAATCGTGTTGGTATTATGAAGGATGGCTCGCTCATTGAGCTTTTTAAACCTTCTCAAAAACCTAAACTTTCTTACTCGCAAGAGTTGATCTCTTCAGACCCTCAAGGCAGGCCTGTGCAATCTTTGCGTCAATATGAAAATACTATACTTTCAGTTAAGAATTTAACCTACAAAAATCTTTATAAAAATTTGTCTTTTCAGGTGACTCAAGGCAAAACGCTTGGAATTATGGGTCCAATTGGATCAGGTAAAACAACGCTTGCCTATATTTTGTCTAAAATTATTCCAATTACATATGGCGAGATTATTTTTAACAATCAAAATATCACACATTTAAAAGAAAAAACATTCCGCAAACTGCGGCCACAAATTCAGTTGATTTTACAAACCTTTGGTTTGAATCCAAAATATAGTGTTTTGAATCTTTTAAAAGAACCACATCCAGAGCTCGATGAGGTTTTATATAAAAGACTTGGATTATCAGACGAGCTTATGTCCTTAAGAGCTGACAAGTTATCAGGCGGACAAAAACAACGTGTTGCTTTATATCGTGCACTTCGACTTAAGCCAGAGTTGCTAATCTTAGATGAGCCAACCGCGTCATTAGACAAAACGATTCAAAAAGAAATTTTGTTATTGTTGAAAGAGCTTCAAAGAGATTTAGGATTAACGTATATATTCATCTCTCATGACAAGAAAGTTTTGAACTCGATTGCACATAATACTCTAAAACTTCATTACTGCCTCTAG
- the ysxC gene encoding ribosome biogenesis GTP-binding protein YsxC, translating into MFVFKHGAYAPGHVLKYHPYKEVAFVGRSNVGKSSLINAVTGQKNLARISKTPGRTQQINYFLDEKQKLYLVDLPGYGFAKADKKMQGRWQYLMDAYFADNPALRKVFILIDARRGILDVDRMMIDYVQAYGHDCSLVLTKCDKKDTVKVEQAEFCTSVTKKTGIEQLKKTMSAL; encoded by the coding sequence ATGTTTGTTTTTAAACATGGCGCATATGCCCCAGGGCACGTTCTTAAGTATCACCCTTATAAAGAAGTTGCGTTTGTGGGGCGGTCTAATGTTGGGAAATCGTCTTTAATTAATGCAGTCACAGGGCAAAAAAATCTTGCGCGTATTTCAAAGACACCAGGACGCACCCAGCAGATCAATTATTTTCTTGATGAAAAACAAAAGTTATATCTAGTAGATTTGCCAGGCTATGGATTTGCGAAAGCGGATAAGAAAATGCAAGGCAGATGGCAATACCTTATGGATGCATACTTCGCAGATAATCCAGCATTACGAAAAGTATTTATTCTGATAGATGCGCGCAGAGGTATTTTGGATGTGGATCGCATGATGATCGATTATGTGCAGGCATACGGACATGATTGCAGCTTAGTTTTAACAAAATGCGACAAAAAAGATACCGTTAAAGTTGAGCAAGCTGAGTTTTGCACAAGTGTGACAAAGAAAACAGGTATTGAGCAGTTAAAAAAAACTATGAGTGCATTGTAA